In Papaver somniferum cultivar HN1 chromosome 1, ASM357369v1, whole genome shotgun sequence, a genomic segment contains:
- the LOC113295964 gene encoding oxygen-evolving enhancer protein 1, chloroplastic-like: MAASLQAAATLMPTKLGVSSRSRRSSQCVSKSFGIEQSSARLTCSLQTDLKDLALKCVEATKIAGFALATSALVVSGASAEGVPKRLTFDEIQSKTYMEVKGSGTANQCPTIEGGAGSFNFKAGKYTMKKLCLEPTSFTVKAEGVSKNSAPDFQKTKLMTRLTYTLDEIEGPFEVSSDGTVKFEEKDGIDYAAVTVQLPGGERVPFLFTVKQLVASGKPESFGGPFLVPSYRGSSFLDPKGRGGSTGYDNAVALPAGGRGDEEELQKENVKNTAALSGNITLSVTDSKPDSGELIGVFESIQPSDTDLGAKVPKDVKIQGVWYAQLEQ; encoded by the exons ATGGCTGCATCTCTTCAAGCTGCCGCTACCTTGATGCCGACTAAGCTCGGTGTCTCTTCTCGTAGTCGTAGATCCTCTCAATGCGTTAGCAAGTCATTCGGGATCGAACAGTCCTCAGCTAGATTAACTTGCTCTCTCCAAACTGATCTTAAAGATCTAGCTTTGAAGTGTGTCGAAGCCACCAAGATTGCTGGTTTCGCTCTTGCCACTTCTGCTCTTGTCGTGTCG GGAGCTAGCGCTGAGGGTGTCCCCAAAAGGCTAACTTTCGATGAAATCCAGAGCAAGACCTACATGGAAGTGAAAGGATCAGGAACAGCAAACCAATGCCCAACCATTGAAGGTGGTGCTGGTTCATTCAACTTCAAAGCAGGCAAATACACCATGAAGAAGTTGTGCTTAGAACCAACTTCATTCACTGTCAAAGCCGAAGGTGTTAGCAAGAACTCTGCACCTGATTTCCAAAAGACTAAACTCATGACCCGTTTAACCTACACCCTAGACGAAATCGAGGGTCCTTTCGAGGTCTCATCAGACGGAACTGTTAAGTTTGAGGAGAAAGACGGTATTGATTACGCTGCTGTAACTGTCCAGCTCCCAGGAGGTGAACGTGTACCTTTCCTATTCACTGTTAAACAACTTGTAGCTTCTGGTAAGCCAGAAAGTTTTGGAGGACCTTTCTTGGTTCCATCATACAGAGGTTCTTCATTCTTGGACCCAAAGGGTAGAGGTGGATCCACTGGTTACGACAACGCTGTTGCTTTGCCAGCCGGTGGAAGAGGAGACGAGGAGGAACTCCAGAAGGAGAATGTTAAGAACACAGCCGCTTTGTCTGGAAACATTACTTTGAGTGTTACTGACAGTAAACCAGACAGTGGTGAGTTGATTGGAGTGTTTGAGAGTATCCAGCCTTCTGATACTGATTTAGGTGCTAAAGTTCCCAAGGATGTGAAAATCCAAGGAGTTTGGTATGCTCAATTGGAACAATAA